The following are encoded together in the Primulina tabacum isolate GXHZ01 chromosome 18, ASM2559414v2, whole genome shotgun sequence genome:
- the LOC142533703 gene encoding UPF0496 protein At1g20180, giving the protein MKKITIRSKLRKLSIQKRSGRYGEDMKSLVDTSNNVNEEYKEAFRTNSYIEISSKIRGQLEKSFSSSSSSAHTQLIQLSEYLLEPEALISIIESSTLHPSLINYFQISQEACQVCELLLQNVHQVRAYYRAIQHVIKFIKRVPNNKSWNEDQYLMVYGNLASFASRKNPLSTMNPKKFQELHGSNMLLLQEITSQFLKTKRRTRFKICIKKVVAARGCSTLGLILNSFCLCLTKKMNRDKQKFNKTCPEKLRAQLDTAGRGVYILINDFDTLNQLVQRLHDEMEHMKLAASFCVMRKWKNVMLKVLQEFQIQESWFVEQLEDLEKQIYLCFLNINRTRRLVVQELVKY; this is encoded by the exons ATGAAAAAGATCACGATTCGGTCTAAGCTCAGAAAATTGTCGATCCAAAAGAGATCAG GTAGATATGGAGAAGATATGAAAAGCTTAGTGGACACGTCAAATAACGTGAATGAAGAATACAAGGAAGCCTTTAGGACCAATTCTTACATAGAAATAAGCAGTAAAATTCGAGGCCAACTCGAAAAATCATTCTCATCATCGTCGTCTTCGGCTCATACACAACTTATCCAGCTCTCTGAATATCTGTTAGAGCCGGAGGCCCTAATCTCCATAATTGAGAGCTCCACCCTCCATCCATCACTCATCAATTACTTTCAAATCAGCCAAGAAGCGTGCCAAGTCTGTGAATTGCTCCTCCAAAATGTTCACCAAGTACGTGCCTATTATCGTGCAATACAACACGTTATAAAGTTTATTAAACGAGTACCAAACAACAAAAGTTGGAACGAAGATCAATATCTAATGGTTTATGGAAATCTTGCCTCGTTTGCCTCACGCAAGAACCCCCTTTCAACCATGAATCCGAAGAAATTCCAAGAATTACATGGCAGCAATATGCTTTTACTTCAGGAAATAACATCACAATTCCTAAAGACGAAAAGAAGAACGAGATTCAAAATATGCATAAAAAAGGTTGTCGCAGCCAGAGGTTGTAGCACATTAGGGCTAATTCTGAATTCTTTCTGCCTGTGCTTGACAAAGAAAATGAACCGAGACAAGCAAAAGTTCAACAAAACTTGCCCCGAGAAGCTAAGAGCACAACTCGATACAGCGGGGAGAGGGGTTTATATACTGATTAATGATTTCGACACACTGAATCAACTTGTTCAAAGGCTACACGATGAGATGGAGCACATGAAACTCGCGGCGAGTTTTTGTGTCATGAGGAAATGGAAGAATGTGATGTTAAAAGTTCTACAGGAATTTCAAATCCAAGAATCTTGGTTTGTGGAACAACTGGAAGATCTGGAGAAGCAGATATACTTGTGTTTTCTCAACATAAATCGGACAAGAAGGCTAGTGGTTCAAGAATTGGTTAAGTATTGA
- the LOC142533012 gene encoding putative cinnamyl alcohol dehydrogenase 6, translating to MARTTTEHTQTVSGWAAHDSSGKITPLTFHRRENGINDVTIKILYCGICHTDIHYVKNEWGVTKYPIVPGHEIVGIITKVGSNVNNFQVGDRAGVGCMAATCLNCEFCISGHENYCDQVQFTYNGVFWDGSITYGGYSEFLVADHRFVVRVPKNLPMAATAPLLCAGITVYCPLKDNNLVDSPGKRIGVVGLGGLGHVAAKFAKAFGHHLTIISTSPFKEKEAKDRFGADDFILSTSTTQMQSKKRSLDFILDTVSAKHPLGPILELLKVNGTLVIVGAPDKPMELPSFPLIFGKRVVKGSMIGSMKETQEMMDVCGKHNITCDIEVVRTDQINEALHRLANNDVKYRFVIDIAHQSSKL from the exons ATGGCCCGAACGACAACAGAACACACACAAACTGTCTCTGGGTGGGCAGCTCATGACTCCTCAGGCAAGATCACTCCTCTCACCTTCCACCGCAG AGAAAACGGGATTAATGATGTTACCATCAAGATTCTCTACTGCGGGATATGTCACACCGACATTCATTATGTCAAAAACGAGTGGGGCGTAACCAAGTATCCCATTGTTCCCGG GCATGAAATCGTTGGGATTATAACGAAGGTGGGCAGCAATGTGAACAATTTCCAGGTCGGGGACAGGGCTGGAGTGGGTTGCATGGCGGCTACTTGCTTGAACTGTGAGTTCTGCATAAGTGGGCATGAAAATTACTGCGATCAGGTTCAGTTCACATATAACGGGGTGTTCTGGGATGGAAGCATCACTTATGGGGGTTACTCCGAATTTTTGGTCGCAGATCACCG GTTTGTAGTACGTGTGCCCAAAAATTTGCCAATGGCTGCAACGGCACCCCTCTTGTGTGCGGGAATCACGGTGTATTGTCCTCTGAAAGACAACAACTTGGTGGACTCGCCAGGCAAAAGAATAGGCGTGGTTGGTCTTGGAGGGCTAGGCCATGTTGCGGCCAAATTCGCGAAGGCATTTGGTCATCATCTAACTATAATCAGCACATCTCCCTTTAAAGAGAAAGAAGCCAAAGACCGATTTGGTGCTGATGATTTCATCTTAAGCACAAGTACAACTCAAATGCAG TCGAAGAAAAGGAGCCTAGATTTTATCTTGGATACAGTATCAGCCAAACATCCCCTGGGACCAATTTTGGAGCTGTTGAAAGTGAATGGGACGCTGGTGATTGTTGGTGCGCCGGATAAGCCTATGGAATTACCATCATTCCCCTTGATTTTTG GGAAGAGAGTGGTGAAGGGAAGCATGATAGGGAGCATGAAAGAAACACAAGAGATGATGGATGTGTGTGGGAAACACAACATAACATGTGACATTGAGGTTGTGCGAACGGATCAGATCAACGAAGCCCTACATCGCCTGGCAAACAACGATGTTAAGTACCGGTTTGTCATCGATATCGCACACCAATCTTCAAAACTTTAG